TCTGCGATCTTCAAAGCTCTTCAATTGACCAGCGCATCCTCACAGACTTTCTCACCGAGGGACACCTTGAACCCTATGTCAGAAAGATGCGGATCATCTACCGGAAGCGGCGCGCCGTGCTGGTCGAATCGTTACAGAAACACTTCGGCCGCAGAGTCACAATCTACGGAGATCATGCAGGGATGCACTTCCTGGCGGACTTCCAGATCGACCTCGCCGAACCCGAGGCCTTCGAGCGAGCCCTAGCCGCCGGCGTGCGGTTAGAGCGCGTCTATTGGCCCGCATGTTCCGAGGTAGAGCGCCCCGGGCACGTCCAATTCGTCTTTACCTTCGCAGCTCGCAGCGAAGAGGAGCTAGTTCTCGCAGCAGAAAAACTGGCTCACGCCTTTCTCTCTTGATGGAACTCTGATCCAATCGATTCGCTCCTTCGTTCTCTGGCAACTATTTCAGATGTGATGTACTGTGATCATCGTTGAATCAGCGCGACGGCAGAGCACCCAGTTGCGTCCAAAGAATGATAGAGGCGCTTTGCCTAACGATTAACCCCTGAGGAGTAGAGGATCCAGATGACCCGTCACACACGTAGAAACTTCCTCCAGTCTGCCACTGCCGCGATCGTCTGTGGCTCCTCTCTTCTCAAGACTAATCGACTATCAGCCTCCCCCTTCGGTCTCCCGATCGGCCTCCAGCTCTACTCAGTCCGCGAGATGCTCGCAAAGGACTACGAAGGAACACTCAAACAGCTTGCCGCCCTTGGCTATCAGGAGGTCGAGGCGGCGGGCTACTACGACCACTCGCCCCAGCAGGTCAAGAGCGCGATGTCGGCTGCTGGCCTCACGTGCGTCAGCGCTCACTACTCCTACTCGAATCTGAGCAAAGACTTTGATAAGATCGTCGCCTTCAACAAAGAGCTTGGCGTGCACTACATCATCTGCGCCTTCCCTGGAATCAAGGACCCATCCCGGCTGAAAGACACATCTTATCCTTCACTGATCCACTCCTTCACCTTGGAGGACTATCGGTGGAACGCCGATCAGTTCAACAAGTTTGGTGAAAAAGTGAAGGCCGCGGGCATGAAGTTCGGCTATCACAACCACACTATGGAGTTTGGCAAACAGGATAATGTCATCCCACTCGACGAGATGATCCGCTTGACCGATCCCGAGTTAGTGACCTTCGAACTGGACTGCGGATGGGTCATCGTCGGCGGTGCCAATCCGGTGGACTATCTTAAGCGCTATCCTTCTCGAATCTCCATGCTCCACGTCAAGGACTTCAAGCACACCGATAAGCCGGCGTCTGTCATGGAACCGCCCCCCGCCGCCGAGTTGGGGAAGGGAACCTTGGATTATCGTCCAGTCTTTGAGGCTGCGAAGAAAGCAAACATCAGGCATTACTTTGTCGAGCAGGAGGCATATGACATCCCGCCGCTGGAAGCGCTCAAAATCGACGCCGACTACATGAAAAAACTCACGGTTTAGAGAGCGCCGTTTCTCCAGACAATCAACCTTTGTAAGACCTCAAGCCTTGATTTTCAAGCGCTGCGCCGTGTCGTCCCTGAAATCAGCCGGAAACACTCTAAAATCACCGATTAATAAAAAATTGGCGAAACAATCTGCCGGAAAGACTCGTCCTTTCAAGGAGAGACTCGTCACTCGATTAATTGTTCGCAATTATATATACTGAACGTATAGTTCACAATCATTGCAGAGTCTCACTGCTAAGGATGAAGGTGCAGATTTACCCGAGCAGCTGGTATCGCCCTGCATGTTTTTGTTGAGAAACAGACGTATGAGAAAACAGCAAACCCTGAAAGATACGGAGAAGCCGAAAAAACGCGGGAGACACCGCAGTCTCGAGGCAAAAGCCGCTATTCTCAAGGCGACACTTCAGTTGTTGGAGCGCGAATCTCTGCGCAAAGTGACTGCGGACGCGATCGCGAGGCGAGCGGGTGTCAGCAAAGCCACGATCTACAAGTGGTGGCCTAACAAGAGCATGGTGGCCTTGGACGCTTATCTGGCCGGAATGACCGACAGAGTTCCAACCCCGGATACGGGGTCGGCGGAAGAAGATTTTACCGAGCAATTGAAGTCATTGACCACTTTCTACACATCTACTCTGGGGCGGCTCTTCTGCCAGTTCATTGCAGAAGGGCAGAGTGATCCGAGATTTCTGGCCTCGTTTCGAGAACGTTTTCTCTATGCCCGCAGAGACGCCGCGCGTGTCATGTGGCGGCGCGGCGTAGATCGTGGAGAGATTCGCAACGCTATCGATGGGGAGATCGTTCTCGACCTAATCTACGGGCCCACGATC
The nucleotide sequence above comes from Tunturibacter empetritectus. Encoded proteins:
- a CDS encoding sugar phosphate isomerase/epimerase family protein — its product is MTRHTRRNFLQSATAAIVCGSSLLKTNRLSASPFGLPIGLQLYSVREMLAKDYEGTLKQLAALGYQEVEAAGYYDHSPQQVKSAMSAAGLTCVSAHYSYSNLSKDFDKIVAFNKELGVHYIICAFPGIKDPSRLKDTSYPSLIHSFTLEDYRWNADQFNKFGEKVKAAGMKFGYHNHTMEFGKQDNVIPLDEMIRLTDPELVTFELDCGWVIVGGANPVDYLKRYPSRISMLHVKDFKHTDKPASVMEPPPAAELGKGTLDYRPVFEAAKKANIRHYFVEQEAYDIPPLEALKIDADYMKKLTV
- a CDS encoding TetR/AcrR family transcriptional regulator; its protein translation is MRKQQTLKDTEKPKKRGRHRSLEAKAAILKATLQLLERESLRKVTADAIARRAGVSKATIYKWWPNKSMVALDAYLAGMTDRVPTPDTGSAEEDFTEQLKSLTTFYTSTLGRLFCQFIAEGQSDPRFLASFRERFLYARRDAARVMWRRGVDRGEIRNAIDGEIVLDLIYGPTIFRLLAGHGSLNDSESEAMVEAVFGGLRRLDYQRPRKKLSSLINRRNGQL